The proteins below come from a single Fusobacterium nucleatum genomic window:
- a CDS encoding elongator complex protein 3, whose product MKHYNIPVFISHFGCPNACVFCNQKKINGRETDVSLDDLKNIIDSYLKTLPKNSIKQVAFFGGTFTGISMNLQKEYLEVVKKYIDNNDVEGVRISTRPECIDDEILTQLKKYGVKTIELGIQSLDDKVLKATGRNYTYGMVKKSCDLIKSYGFELGIQLMIGLPKSDFNSDLQSAIKSLDLNPDIARIYPTLVIKRTELEFMYKKNLYQSLSIEEAVDRTVPIYSLLELKNINVIRVGLQPAEDLTADGVIISGPFHPAFRDLVENKIYFNFLSKIYKKEKKLNIEVNERNVSKIVGQKAINKKTFYPNFKILISNNLSLDELIVNSKKYTRKEILEGEFNEKISDYI is encoded by the coding sequence ATGAAGCATTATAATATCCCAGTGTTTATAAGTCATTTTGGTTGTCCTAATGCTTGTGTATTTTGTAACCAAAAGAAGATTAATGGAAGAGAAACAGATGTTAGTTTAGATGATTTAAAAAATATTATAGATAGCTATTTAAAAACTCTTCCAAAAAATTCCATTAAGCAGGTGGCATTTTTTGGTGGAACTTTTACAGGCATATCTATGAACTTACAAAAAGAATATTTAGAAGTTGTAAAAAAATATATAGATAATAATGATGTTGAAGGAGTTAGAATTTCAACAAGGCCAGAGTGTATAGATGATGAAATTTTAACTCAATTAAAAAAATATGGTGTCAAAACTATAGAATTAGGAATACAATCCTTAGATGATAAAGTTTTAAAAGCTACTGGTAGAAATTACACTTATGGTATGGTAAAAAAATCTTGTGATTTAATAAAAAGCTATGGCTTTGAATTGGGTATTCAACTTATGATAGGTTTACCTAAATCAGATTTTAACAGTGACTTACAATCGGCTATAAAAAGTTTAGACCTAAATCCTGATATAGCAAGAATATATCCAACTCTTGTAATAAAGCGAACAGAGCTTGAATTTATGTATAAAAAAAATCTATATCAATCTTTGAGTATAGAAGAAGCAGTTGATAGAACAGTTCCTATTTATTCATTGTTAGAACTTAAAAATATAAATGTGATTAGAGTAGGACTTCAACCAGCCGAAGATTTAACAGCTGATGGAGTAATAATATCAGGACCATTTCACCCAGCATTTAGAGATTTAGTAGAAAATAAAATATATTTTAATTTTTTATCTAAGATTTATAAAAAAGAAAAAAAATTAAATATAGAAGTGAATGAAAGAAATGTATCAAAAATTGTGGGACAGAAAGCTATAAATAAAAAAACTTTCTATCCCAATTTTAAAATATTGATAAGTAATAATTTAAGTTTAGATGAGTTAATAGTAAATTCTAAAAAATATACTAGAAAAGAGATATTAGAGGGAGAATTTAATGAAAAAATATCTGATTATATCTAA
- a CDS encoding RNA-binding protein, whose protein sequence is MNENLEKIENYIKLAEKTDTVIYSNQFFPVSQLNNLKYYGIKFSFKGLNEDCEKKLLAVYPEYFTEDYLYFPVKYFKIIKKSKFINLEHKHYLGNILGLGIKREILGDLIVKNDECYGIILENMFDFLKENLLRINSSPVEIIEIGENEVPQNQFKELNIRLSSLRLDSLISELTNLSRALSVNYIDLGNVQVNYEIQREKSYRILVGDTIIIKKYGKFRIEAENGLTKKDKVKLIVRKYI, encoded by the coding sequence ATGAATGAAAATTTAGAAAAGATAGAAAATTATATTAAACTAGCAGAGAAAACAGATACAGTAATATATAGTAATCAATTTTTTCCCGTATCACAACTTAATAATTTAAAATATTATGGAATAAAATTTTCTTTTAAAGGTTTAAATGAAGACTGTGAGAAAAAATTATTAGCAGTATATCCTGAATATTTTACAGAAGATTATTTGTATTTTCCAGTAAAATATTTTAAAATAATAAAAAAATCAAAATTCATAAATTTAGAACACAAGCATTATTTAGGAAATATTTTAGGATTAGGAATAAAAAGAGAAATTTTAGGAGATTTAATAGTTAAAAATGATGAATGTTATGGTATTATATTAGAAAATATGTTTGATTTTTTAAAAGAAAATCTTTTAAGGATAAATTCTTCTCCTGTTGAGATTATTGAAATAGGAGAAAATGAAGTTCCTCAAAATCAGTTTAAAGAATTGAATATAAGGCTATCATCTTTAAGATTGGATAGTTTAATATCAGAACTTACTAATTTATCAAGAGCATTATCAGTTAATTATATTGATTTAGGTAATGTTCAAGTAAATTATGAAATACAAAGGGAAAAAAGTTATAGGATATTGGTTGGAGATACTATAATAATAAAAAAATATGGCAAATTCAGAATTGAAGCAGAAAATGGCTTAACAAAAAAAGATAAGGTAAAATTAATTGTTAGAAAGTATATATAA
- the radA gene encoding DNA repair protein RadA, with the protein MAKGTVYYCSECGYKSAKWAGKCPQCGAWSSFEEIDELPKDVKKSRSSDIKVYEFKDVEYTSEDRYKTKYEEFDRLLGGGLLKGEVVLVTGNPGIGKSTLLLQVANSYKDYGDVLYISGEESPAQIKNRGERLKISGESIYIMAEMDILNIYEYVVSKKPKVVIVDSIQTLYNSSMDSISGTPTQIRECTLKIIEIAKKYNISFFIVGHITKDGKVAGPKLLEHMVDAVFNFEGDEGLYYRILRSVKNRFGSTNEIAVFSMEENGMKEIKNSSEYFLSEREEKNIGSMVVPILEGTKVFLLEVQSLITDSGIGIPKRVVQGYDRNRIQILTAIAEKKLYVPLSMKDLFVNVPGGLAIEDPAADLAVLMSILSVHKGFAISQKIAAIGELGLRGEIRKVFFLERRLKELEKLGFTGVYVPESNRKELEKKKFKLKIIYLKNLDELLERMNKND; encoded by the coding sequence ATGGCTAAAGGAACTGTATACTATTGTTCAGAGTGTGGATACAAAAGTGCAAAGTGGGCAGGAAAGTGTCCACAATGTGGAGCTTGGTCAAGTTTTGAAGAAATTGATGAGCTGCCAAAAGATGTAAAAAAAAGTAGAAGCTCTGATATAAAAGTTTATGAATTTAAAGATGTGGAGTACACAAGTGAAGATAGATATAAAACAAAGTATGAAGAGTTCGATAGATTACTTGGTGGAGGGCTTTTAAAAGGAGAAGTAGTTTTGGTAACTGGTAATCCAGGAATAGGGAAATCTACTTTACTTTTACAAGTTGCTAATTCATATAAAGACTATGGAGATGTTTTATATATCTCTGGTGAAGAATCCCCAGCACAGATTAAAAATAGAGGAGAAAGATTAAAAATATCTGGTGAAAGCATATATATTATGGCTGAAATGGATATTTTAAATATATATGAATATGTTGTAAGTAAAAAACCAAAAGTTGTTATTGTAGATTCTATACAAACATTGTATAATTCTAGTATGGATTCCATATCTGGTACACCAACTCAAATTAGAGAATGTACCTTAAAAATCATTGAAATTGCTAAAAAATATAATATTTCATTCTTTATAGTTGGACATATTACAAAAGATGGAAAGGTTGCAGGACCTAAACTTCTTGAACATATGGTTGACGCTGTATTTAATTTTGAAGGTGATGAAGGACTTTATTATAGGATACTTAGAAGTGTAAAAAATAGATTTGGTTCAACTAATGAAATTGCAGTATTCAGCATGGAAGAAAATGGAATGAAAGAAATAAAAAATTCTTCTGAATATTTTTTAAGTGAGAGAGAAGAAAAAAATATAGGAAGTATGGTTGTACCGATTTTAGAGGGAACAAAAGTGTTTCTTTTGGAAGTTCAATCCCTTATAACAGATAGTGGAATAGGAATACCTAAAAGAGTTGTTCAAGGTTATGATAGAAATAGAATACAAATTTTAACTGCAATAGCAGAAAAAAAATTATATGTTCCACTTAGTATGAAAGATTTATTTGTAAATGTACCAGGTGGACTGGCAATAGAAGATCCAGCAGCTGATTTAGCAGTATTGATGTCAATTTTATCAGTGCATAAAGGTTTTGCTATTAGTCAAAAAATAGCAGCAATAGGAGAACTCGGATTAAGAGGAGAAATAAGGAAGGTATTTTTCTTAGAAAGAAGATTAAAAGAACTTGAAAAGCTTGGATTTACAGGAGTTTATGTTCCAGAGTCAAATAGAAAAGAGTTAGAAAAAAAGAAATTTAAACTAAAAATAATATACTTAAAGAATTTAGATGAATTATTGGAAAGGATGAATAAGAATGACTAA
- the coaD gene encoding pantetheine-phosphate adenylyltransferase, producing MKTGVYAGSFDPITKGHQDIIERALKIVDRLIVVVMNNPTKNYWFNLDERKNLISKIFDGDKGIKVDEHAGLLVDFMAKNSCNILIKGLRDVKDFSEEMTYSFANKKLSNGEVDTIFIPTSEKYTYVSSTFVKELAFYNQSLEGYVDSKVIDDILNRAKEYRG from the coding sequence ATGAAGACAGGTGTGTATGCTGGAAGTTTTGATCCTATTACAAAGGGACATCAAGATATAATAGAAAGAGCATTAAAAATTGTGGATAGATTAATAGTTGTTGTGATGAATAATCCTACAAAAAATTATTGGTTTAATTTAGATGAAAGAAAAAATCTAATAAGTAAAATCTTTGATGGAGATAAAGGTATAAAAGTTGATGAGCATGCTGGTTTGCTTGTTGACTTTATGGCTAAAAACTCTTGTAATATTCTAATAAAAGGTTTAAGAGATGTAAAAGATTTTTCAGAAGAAATGACCTATTCTTTTGCAAATAAAAAACTTTCAAATGGTGAAGTGGATACAATTTTTATACCTACATCAGAAAAATATACCTATGTAAGTTCAACTTTTGTTAAAGAATTGGCTTTTTATAATCAAAGTTTAGAAGGATATGTAGATAGTAAAGTTATAGATGATATTTTAAACAGAGCTAAGGAATATAGAGGATAA
- a CDS encoding MATE family efflux transporter: MNSIGNVGKKTLISLTIPIFLELLLITVVGNIDTIMLGYYSDEAVGTIGGITQLLNIQNVIFSFINLATAILTAQFLGAKDYKRVKQVISVSLVLNIFLGLVLGGIYLFFWRGLLQKINLPEELVGIGKYYFQMVGGLCVFQGIILSCGAILKSHGRATETLIINVGVNILNIFGNSLFIFGWLGMPVLGPTGVGISTVVSRGIGCLVAFYMMCKYCNFTFRKKYIKPFPFKIVKSILSIGFPTAGENLSWNVGQLIIVAMVNTMGTTIITSRTYLMLISNFIMTLSIALGQGTAIQVGHLVGAGEVEEVYHKCLKSVKIAFVFAFVATSTVCLLRKPIMNIFTTNPDILAASLKIFPLMIILEMGRVFNIVIINSLHAAGDIKFPMFMSITCVYTVAVLFSYIFGISLAWGLIGIWIANAMDEWIRGIAMYFRWKSRKWQNKSFV; this comes from the coding sequence ATGAATAGTATTGGTAATGTTGGTAAAAAAACTTTAATTTCTTTGACAATACCAATATTTTTAGAATTGTTATTAATAACAGTTGTAGGAAATATTGATACAATAATGCTTGGCTATTACAGTGATGAAGCAGTAGGAACAATAGGTGGGATAACACAACTGCTTAATATTCAAAATGTAATATTTAGTTTTATAAATCTAGCAACAGCAATTTTAACAGCACAATTTTTAGGAGCAAAGGACTATAAAAGAGTAAAACAGGTAATAAGTGTTTCACTAGTTCTTAATATTTTTTTAGGACTAGTTTTAGGAGGGATATATTTATTTTTTTGGAGAGGCTTGCTTCAAAAAATAAATCTTCCAGAAGAACTGGTTGGAATAGGTAAATATTACTTTCAAATGGTTGGAGGACTTTGTGTATTCCAAGGGATAATTTTATCTTGTGGAGCAATACTTAAAAGTCATGGTAGAGCAACAGAAACCTTAATTATTAATGTAGGAGTAAATATTTTAAATATTTTTGGGAATTCTTTATTTATCTTTGGTTGGTTAGGTATGCCAGTTTTAGGACCAACAGGAGTTGGAATATCAACAGTTGTTTCAAGAGGTATAGGTTGTCTTGTAGCTTTCTATATGATGTGTAAATATTGTAATTTTACATTTAGAAAGAAGTATATAAAACCTTTTCCATTTAAAATAGTAAAGAGTATTTTATCAATAGGTTTTCCAACTGCTGGGGAAAATTTATCTTGGAATGTAGGTCAACTTATAATAGTTGCTATGGTAAATACTATGGGAACAACAATTATTACCTCTCGTACATACTTAATGCTAATAAGTAACTTTATTATGACCTTATCAATAGCGTTAGGGCAAGGAACTGCAATACAAGTTGGACATTTAGTTGGTGCAGGAGAAGTTGAAGAAGTTTATCATAAATGTTTAAAAAGTGTCAAGATTGCATTTGTATTTGCCTTTGTTGCAACTTCAACAGTCTGTCTTTTAAGAAAACCTATTATGAATATTTTTACAACTAACCCAGATATTTTAGCTGCTTCTTTAAAGATATTTCCTTTGATGATTATACTAGAAATGGGTAGAGTATTCAACATAGTTATAATAAATTCACTTCATGCAGCAGGAGATATTAAGTTTCCTATGTTTATGTCTATAACTTGTGTATATACAGTAGCAGTTCTATTTTCATATATATTTGGAATTTCACTTGCTTGGGGACTTATTGGAATATGGATTGCAAATGCTATGGATGAATGGATTAGAGGAATTGCAATGTATTTTAGATGGAAGAGTAGAAAATGGCAAAATAAAAGTTTTGTATAG
- a CDS encoding N-acetylmuramoyl-L-alanine amidase: MKKILAFISLLFLMIACSSTEEVKSSSGSSSRGSSISRNQTTIRNIGKYQVDSTSYVATGKNERVQFIILHYTATDNLGSIKELTSSRVSSHFLVLDEDDNKIYNLVPLEQRAWHAGASAFRGRTNINDTSVGIEIVSDGIAREYRADPNPYHPYDHYVDYKPIQIEKAAQIIKYVAEKYNIPARNILAHSDIAPSRKKDPGAKFPWKELYDKYNIGAWYDEADKQEFMDEEKFNATSIREMKDELRKYGYEINRFDEWDKESKDVVYAFQLHFNPKNPTGEMDLETFAILKALNKKYPD; this comes from the coding sequence ATGAAAAAAATATTAGCATTTATAAGTTTATTATTTTTAATGATAGCTTGTTCTTCAACAGAAGAAGTAAAAAGTAGTAGTGGTAGCAGCAGTAGAGGGAGTAGTATTTCAAGAAATCAAACAACAATAAGAAATATTGGAAAATACCAAGTTGACTCAACTTCTTATGTAGCAACAGGAAAAAATGAAAGAGTTCAATTTATTATTCTCCATTATACAGCAACAGATAATTTAGGTTCTATAAAAGAATTGACTTCAAGTAGAGTAAGTTCACATTTTTTAGTCTTAGATGAAGATGATAATAAAATATATAATTTAGTTCCACTTGAGCAAAGAGCTTGGCATGCAGGAGCAAGTGCATTTAGAGGAAGGACAAATATAAATGATACTTCTGTTGGAATAGAAATAGTTAGTGATGGTATAGCAAGAGAATATAGAGCTGACCCTAATCCATATCACCCTTATGATCATTATGTTGACTATAAGCCAATACAAATAGAAAAAGCAGCTCAGATTATAAAATATGTTGCAGAAAAATATAATATTCCTGCAAGAAATATACTTGCACATTCTGATATTGCACCAAGTAGAAAGAAAGATCCGGGAGCAAAATTTCCTTGGAAAGAATTATATGATAAATATAACATAGGTGCTTGGTATGATGAAGCTGACAAACAAGAATTTATGGATGAAGAAAAGTTTAATGCTACTTCTATTAGAGAAATGAAAGATGAATTAAGAAAATATGGTTATGAAATAAATAGATTTGATGAATGGGACAAAGAAAGTAAAGATGTAGTTTATGCTTTTCAGTTACATTTTAATCCTAAAAATCCAACAGGAGAAATGGATTTAGAAACTTTTGCAATTTTAAAAGCATTGAATAAAAAATATCCTGATTAA
- a CDS encoding GNAT family N-acetyltransferase, translated as MDTIKLISVNNDELKNEALNVYLKNDYYFSKILDNLPSISAVEEDIEAIPNRVQKNQKNYRLISFNNEILGVVDYLTDYPEKDIILIGFFIIKSDKQKQGLGTKIFRYLEKSFKNKKFLKIRIGVLVDNEIGLSFWKKQNFKEIERKFLKFEKSEKEVIVMEKEI; from the coding sequence ATGGATACAATTAAATTAATATCTGTAAATAATGATGAATTGAAAAATGAAGCATTGAATGTTTATCTAAAAAATGACTATTATTTTAGTAAAATATTGGATAATCTTCCCAGTATCTCTGCTGTTGAGGAAGATATAGAAGCTATTCCTAATAGAGTTCAGAAAAATCAAAAGAATTATAGGTTAATTTCTTTTAATAATGAAATATTGGGAGTAGTTGATTATTTAACTGATTATCCAGAAAAAGATATTATTCTTATAGGATTTTTTATAATTAAAAGTGATAAACAAAAACAAGGTTTGGGAACTAAAATTTTTAGATACTTAGAAAAATCATTTAAGAATAAAAAGTTTTTAAAAATAAGAATAGGAGTATTGGTTGATAACGAAATTGGACTTTCTTTTTGGAAAAAACAAAACTTTAAAGAAATTGAAAGAAAATTTTTAAAATTTGAAAAGTCTGAAAAAGAAGTTATAGTTATGGAAAAAGAAATATAA
- the der gene encoding ribosome biogenesis GTPase Der, which produces MKPIVAIVGRPNVGKSTLFNNLVGDKIAIVDDLPGVTRDRLYRDTEWSGSEFVIVDTGGLEPRNNDFLMAKIKEQAEVAMNEADVILFVVDGKSGLNPLDEEIAYILRKKNKPVILCVNKIDNFFEQQDDVYDFYGLGFEYLVPISGEHKVNLGDMLDIVVDIIGKMDFPEEEEDVLKLAVIGKPNAGKSSLVNKLSGEERTIVSDIAGTTRDAIDTLIEYKDNKYMIIDTAGIRRKSKVEESLEYYSVLRALKAIKRADVCILMLDAKEGLTEQDKRIAGIAAEELKPIIIVMNKWDLVENKNNATMKKMKEELYAELPFLSYAPIEFVSALTGQRTTNLLEISDRIYEEYTKRISTGLLNTILKDAVLMNNPPTRKGRVIKINYATQVSVAPPRFVLFCNYPELIHFSYARYIENKFREAFGFDGSPIMISFENKSSD; this is translated from the coding sequence ATGAAACCAATAGTTGCAATAGTTGGAAGACCAAATGTTGGGAAATCTACTCTTTTTAATAACTTGGTAGGAGATAAAATAGCAATAGTTGATGATCTACCTGGTGTAACAAGAGATAGGCTATATAGAGATACTGAATGGAGTGGTTCTGAATTTGTAATAGTTGACACAGGAGGATTAGAACCAAGAAATAATGATTTTTTAATGGCAAAAATAAAAGAACAAGCAGAAGTTGCAATGAATGAAGCAGATGTTATTTTATTTGTTGTAGATGGAAAATCTGGGCTTAATCCATTAGATGAAGAAATAGCATATATATTGAGAAAGAAAAATAAACCTGTTATTTTATGTGTAAATAAGATTGATAACTTTTTTGAGCAACAAGATGATGTCTATGATTTCTATGGCTTAGGTTTTGAATATCTTGTACCAATTTCTGGGGAGCACAAAGTAAATTTAGGAGATATGTTAGACATAGTTGTAGATATTATTGGGAAGATGGACTTTCCAGAAGAAGAGGAAGATGTTTTAAAATTAGCGGTGATAGGAAAGCCAAATGCTGGGAAATCATCTTTGGTAAATAAATTATCAGGGGAAGAAAGAACAATAGTTAGTGATATTGCAGGAACAACAAGAGATGCTATTGATACTTTAATTGAATATAAAGATAATAAATATATGATAATTGACACAGCTGGGATAAGAAGAAAGTCAAAAGTTGAAGAAAGTTTAGAATATTATTCAGTGTTAAGAGCACTGAAAGCTATAAAGAGAGCTGATGTTTGTATTCTAATGTTAGATGCAAAAGAGGGACTTACAGAGCAAGATAAAAGAATTGCTGGGATAGCAGCAGAGGAATTAAAACCTATAATTATTGTTATGAATAAATGGGACTTAGTAGAAAATAAAAATAATGCTACTATGAAAAAAATGAAAGAAGAACTGTATGCAGAATTACCATTTTTATCTTATGCTCCTATTGAATTTGTTTCAGCTTTAACAGGACAAAGAACAACAAATCTTCTTGAAATATCAGATAGAATTTATGAAGAATATACAAAGAGAATTTCAACAGGGTTATTAAATACAATATTGAAAGATGCAGTTTTAATGAATAACCCACCTACAAGAAAAGGTAGAGTAATTAAAATTAATTATGCAACACAAGTTTCTGTTGCACCACCAAGATTTGTTTTATTTTGTAACTATCCAGAGCTTATACATTTTTCTTATGCAAGATATATAGAAAATAAATTTAGAGAAGCATTTGGATTTGATGGAAGCCCTATAATGATAAGTTTTGAAAATAAAAGCTCAGACTAA
- the disA gene encoding DNA integrity scanning diadenylate cyclase DisA, producing MTKQDLMDIIVKVAPGSSLREGVDYILDAGIGALIVIGYDDEVEKVRDGGFFIDCDYTPERIFELSKMDGAIILNDDCSKILYANVHIQPDTSFTTTESGTRHRTAERTAKHLKREVVAISERKKNVTLYKGNLKYRLKNFDELNIEVGQVLKTLESYRHVLNRSLDNLTILELDDLVTVLDVANTLQRFEMVRRISEEITRYLLELGSRGRLVNMQVSELIWDLDDEEESFLKDYIDDGTDTDSVRRYLHSLSDSELLDIENVVVALGYSKSSSVFDNKIAAKGYRVLEKISKLTKKDIEKIVNTYKDISEIQEVTDEDLSAIKISKFKIKALRAGINRLKFTIEMQR from the coding sequence ATGACTAAACAAGATTTAATGGATATAATAGTTAAAGTTGCACCTGGGAGTTCTTTAAGAGAGGGAGTGGACTATATTTTAGATGCAGGTATAGGGGCTTTAATAGTTATAGGTTATGATGATGAGGTTGAAAAAGTTAGAGATGGTGGATTTTTCATTGACTGTGATTATACTCCTGAAAGAATTTTTGAATTATCTAAAATGGATGGAGCAATAATTTTAAATGATGACTGTTCAAAAATCTTGTATGCCAATGTTCATATTCAACCTGATACTTCATTTACTACAACAGAGAGTGGAACAAGACATAGAACAGCTGAAAGAACAGCAAAACATCTTAAAAGAGAGGTTGTAGCTATATCTGAAAGAAAAAAGAATGTCACATTATATAAAGGAAATTTAAAATATAGACTTAAAAATTTTGATGAATTAAATATAGAAGTTGGGCAAGTTTTAAAAACTTTGGAAAGTTATAGACATGTTTTAAATCGTTCACTTGATAACCTAACAATCCTTGAATTAGATGATTTAGTAACAGTTCTTGATGTTGCTAATACTTTACAAAGATTTGAGATGGTAAGAAGGATCAGTGAAGAGATAACTAGGTATCTTTTAGAATTAGGGTCAAGAGGAAGATTAGTAAATATGCAAGTTTCTGAACTTATCTGGGATTTAGATGATGAAGAAGAAAGTTTCTTGAAAGACTATATTGATGATGGAACAGATACAGATAGTGTAAGAAGATATTTACATTCATTATCTGATTCTGAATTACTTGATATAGAAAATGTGGTTGTTGCATTAGGATATAGTAAATCTTCAAGTGTTTTTGATAATAAAATAGCTGCAAAGGGTTACAGAGTCCTTGAAAAGATAAGTAAATTAACAAAAAAAGATATAGAAAAAATAGTAAATACATATAAAGATATATCTGAAATTCAAGAGGTAACTGATGAAGATTTGTCGGCTATAAAGATAAGTAAATTTAAAATTAAGGCTCTAAGAGCTGGAATTAATAGATTAAAATTCACAATAGAAATGCAAAGATAA
- a CDS encoding Rne/Rng family ribonuclease: MKKYLIISKSVYETKLALLEDNKLDEIYIERNNQKEITGNIYKGKVVDILNNGEIIFVDIGLEKNAFLSFENKKNIPKFSINDKLVVQAKTEPRDEKGAKLTLDYSISGENLVLLPKSKNLSISKKIKDVEEVNRLKNIFLNVNNGLILRTDSEEKSEESLLEEYRRLENIVNQINRDFEKINIGLLYDNNSILKNVVVLFDDTIEEFIIDDKNIFEKIKILLEETGKKDLIKKLRKYFKDKDIFEYYNINSQIERALNRKVYLDSGAYIIIEKTEALISIDVNTGQNTGNKTSQELILQTNLEATKEIARQIKLRNLAGIIIVDFIDMKKFSDRKRVLEEFKKYLSEDKAEINSVEYTNLGLIQFTRKRQGKELAFYYKEKCQYCEGTGYFLSKERIILNLLEDLNNQIKSQDIKKIEIRAKKRIIKELSKCIDNNKIEYIEDNNFYKIGYKMKLYS, encoded by the coding sequence ATGAAAAAATATCTGATTATATCTAAAAGTGTATATGAAACAAAACTTGCTTTACTTGAAGATAATAAATTAGATGAAATATATATAGAGAGAAATAATCAAAAAGAAATCACAGGAAATATTTACAAAGGAAAAGTTGTAGATATTTTAAATAATGGAGAGATTATTTTTGTAGATATAGGTTTAGAGAAAAATGCTTTCTTATCCTTTGAAAATAAAAAAAATATTCCTAAATTTAGTATAAATGATAAATTGGTTGTTCAGGCTAAAACTGAGCCAAGAGATGAAAAAGGAGCAAAACTAACACTTGATTATTCAATAAGTGGAGAAAATTTAGTTTTATTACCTAAATCAAAAAATCTTTCTATATCTAAAAAAATAAAAGATGTTGAAGAGGTTAATAGATTAAAAAATATATTTTTAAATGTAAATAATGGTTTAATACTAAGAACTGACTCTGAGGAAAAATCAGAAGAAAGCTTATTAGAAGAATATAGAAGATTAGAGAATATTGTTAATCAAATAAATAGAGATTTTGAAAAGATAAATATAGGCTTACTTTATGATAATAATAGTATTTTAAAAAATGTAGTAGTTTTATTTGATGATACAATAGAAGAGTTTATTATTGATGATAAGAATATTTTTGAAAAAATAAAGATTTTATTAGAAGAAACAGGGAAAAAAGATTTAATAAAAAAATTAAGAAAATATTTTAAAGATAAGGATATTTTTGAATATTATAATATAAACTCACAGATAGAAAGAGCTTTGAATAGAAAAGTTTATTTAGACAGTGGAGCATATATTATAATTGAAAAAACAGAAGCTTTAATTAGTATAGATGTAAACACGGGACAAAATACTGGGAATAAAACTTCACAAGAACTTATTTTACAAACAAACTTAGAGGCTACAAAAGAGATAGCAAGACAAATAAAATTAAGAAATTTAGCTGGAATAATTATTGTAGATTTTATAGATATGAAAAAATTTTCTGACAGAAAAAGAGTTTTAGAAGAATTTAAAAAATATTTAAGTGAAGATAAGGCTGAAATAAATTCTGTTGAATATACAAATCTAGGTTTAATACAATTTACAAGAAAAAGACAGGGAAAAGAATTAGCATTTTATTATAAAGAAAAATGTCAATATTGTGAGGGAACAGGATATTTTTTATCAAAAGAGAGAATAATTTTAAATCTATTAGAGGATTTAAACAATCAAATAAAAAGTCAGGATATAAAAAAGATTGAAATCAGAGCTAAAAAACGTATAATAAAAGAGCTTAGTAAGTGTATTGACAATAATAAAATTGAATATATAGAGGATAATAACTTCTATAAGATAGGTTATAAGATGAAATTGTATAGTTAA